The genomic region GATTTGTCGCAGAGGGGGCAACGGTTATTGCGACTGATATTGACGATGAACTTGGTATGCACGTGTGTCAGGCGTTAGGTGATGCCGTTGAATACGTAAGTCTGGATGTTTCAAACGAGCAAGCCTGGGATGACATGTGTGGCTATTTGTTTGAACGGTATGGCCGACTTGACGTATTGGTCAACAATGCTGGGATAACAGGCTTTAATGAAACACCAGGGCCATTTGATCCTGAGCATTTTGATTTACAGAGCTGGCACCGAGTTCATCAAGTCAACTTAGACGGTGTGGCGTTTGGTTGCCGTGCAGCCATTAAGCTGATGAAATCCTCACCTGCGGCCAGTATTATTAATATTTCCTCTCGCTCTGGTATGGTGGGCATTCCTGGTGCTGCAGCGTATGCGTCAAGTAAAGCGGCGGTTCGCAATCACAGTAAAACCGTGGCTTTGTATTGTGCCCAACAAGGCTATCCTATTCGCTGTAATTCTATTCATCCTGGCGCTATTTTAACGCCATTATGGGATTCAATGTTGGGGCAGGGAGCTGAACGCGAAGCCGCGATATCGATGATATCTAAAGACATACCGTTGGGCCATATGGGGGATACGGATGATGTTGCTTATGCGACTGTTTATTTAGCATCTGATGAGTCGAAGTATGTCACCGGTAGTGAACTGGTTATCGATGGTGGTATCTTGGCGGGCAGCAGTGCATCACCCACCAATAAGTAGTCACTATTGTTAGATTGATTTAGCTTAGAGAGTAGTGAAATAGAGTCTTATCTGGATATCAAGATGAGGACTATCATCATAGTCCTCAAAAAAACATGCGTTAGAGCATATCACGCGTTTATATTGCGCGGATGCGTTGGCAGTCTCTAAAACGCTTTAACCAGTAATTTGGCAAATTCGATGGCATCCATTTCCTCTGCATTTTCATCTAGTTGCCAATTCACACCGATAAGCACGCCATCATCATTAAGATCACTGACCCACTCTTCAAGAAATGTTTCTAATGGAATTTCTGCAACTTGATAGTCGGCCCATTCATCGACGCAAAATTTATTTGCATCTTCTGCACTGCCCCACAAAGGCATAACATCGGCGTCTTCGTAAAAAGCTGAG from Thalassotalea sp. Sam97 harbors:
- a CDS encoding SDR family oxidoreductase, giving the protein MQRLTNKIALVTGAAKGIGQAIVERFVAEGATVIATDIDDELGMHVCQALGDAVEYVSLDVSNEQAWDDMCGYLFERYGRLDVLVNNAGITGFNETPGPFDPEHFDLQSWHRVHQVNLDGVAFGCRAAIKLMKSSPAASIINISSRSGMVGIPGAAAYASSKAAVRNHSKTVALYCAQQGYPIRCNSIHPGAILTPLWDSMLGQGAEREAAISMISKDIPLGHMGDTDDVAYATVYLASDESKYVTGSELVIDGGILAGSSASPTNK
- a CDS encoding DUF2750 domain-containing protein, translated to MSNETEQFTPFVDMVNEEEKLFALQAEDGEWVVCDSAFYEDADVMPLWGSAEDANKFCVDEWADYQVAEIPLETFLEEWVSDLNDDGVLIGVNWQLDENAEEMDAIEFAKLLVKAF